GAGCTCAAGCCACAGGACGTGCGTTATGGCCGACGCCGCTAGGCCGACCTTGTCGGCGAGCAGCCCGTCTATGAGGCCAACGGCGAAGGCGCCTGCCACCAGGGCCGGGTTCAGCGTTGACAGGTGGACCAGGGTGTAGTAGGTCATTGAGAGGAGCCACGGCTCACGACCAACGAGGCCGCCGACGCCCCTCATCAGCTCCTGGAGGCCGCCCCTCCAGTAAAGCTCCTCCATTATTCCAATGACTATCAAGGCCGCGGCCAGCTCGTATTTGCCAATGGTGCGCTCAACCATCGAATAGACGAGGGCGACGTACCCTGACAGGCCCAGGTGCCTCAGCAGGGCGTAGCCTCCAACGAACACGGCATACATGACGAAGGCGAACAGGGCCCCCAGGAGGACCACTGGAACGGTGTTCATCTTGAACCAGCGCAGCCTCCCCCTGAACCAGGCAATGGTCAGCGAGCCAAGCAGCAGCGTTGAAAATGTCATGCAGTACACGAAGCGCCCGCTGAACACGTCAAAGGACAGCGGCCAGAGTACGAGCGGCAGCGCCAGGTATATGGCGGTCTTAGCCCTCCCAGCCATGAAGGTCACCGCCCTGTCAGCCGTGCCGTTATTCACCTCTAAGTGGTGTTTAAACCCTCTTCTAGTAAATACCTCCTATGTCGACTTCGCCCCTTGCGTCGTGGGGTCGGCAGCCCCGCCAAGTATGACTTTGTGAACAGCAAGCGCGGCCCAGCCATGCACGTCAGCCCCCTGACGAAGAGGTAGAGAAGCGATGAGCCGACCATGTAGAGCGTCGTCCAGCCTGCGCTCTCTCCATCCATGTCATCCTGGAGTGGCTGCCTTAGGCCCTGAAGGTCGAACTCCACGCCAGGCCTGGTAAAGCCCGCGTGCCCTTACAGCGTCAGAAGGGCGTCGCTCAGCCACGTCTTGGCTCTCTTCGCTGCCAGTAATACCGTTCACGAATAATGGCCGGGCCTACACATTCTGTGAACAGCGTAGCCCATAGAAACGTGGTAAGCAGTCACAACGCCCATGGAACAAGGTTTTTATTTCACTGTATGCCTTCCTGAATACGGATAGGGTGTGACCATGGGAGGGCTCACGACGGGGGAGAAGGTAGCCATAGCGGTCCTCCTGCTCATACCCGTCGTGTTCTACATAGTCTACCCGGCCTACAACTACGCGAGCCCTGAGCTGCTGGGCGTCCCGTTCTTCTACTGGTTCCAGACGCTCTGGCTGGCCATATCGGCCGTCCTCTTCACGGTGGCCGCCGTCATATGGGAGAGGGGCCTGAGCCGGGAGGGGAAGAGGTGAGGGGGCTTGCTGGGGCTAGCAGGCTGGGTCACGTTCTGGGCGTTCTTCGCCGTCTTCGTCTTCCTGGGCTTCTACGGGGCCAGGTGGAGGAGGGGCAACCTGAACCTCCTCCACGAGTGGGCCCTGGCCGGGAGGAGGCTCGGTATAGCCCTGGCCTGGTTCCTCATAGGGGCTGACCTCTACACGGCCTATACGTTCGTGGCCGTGCCGTCGCTGCTCTTCGCTAAGGGCGCCTACGCCTTCTTCGCGGTCCCCTACGTGGCCCTCACCATCGCCATCGCCATGCTCCTCATGACGATCCTCTGGGACAGGTCAAGGGAGAGGGGCTACATAACCGCAGCTGACTTCGTCCAGGACCAGTTCAACTCCGTGACGTTAGCCCTGTTGGTGGCGCTGACCGGCATAGTGGCTGAGCTCCCCTACATAGCGCTTCAGATAGACGGGATGAGGGCGGTCCTCGAGGTTATGATGGCCGGCATGTCCAGCGCCACCACGGTCTCCGAGGTGGCCCTAGTGGTGGCCTTCATCATACTGGCAGCCTTCACGTACACCAGCGGGCTCAGGGGCTCCGCCCTCGGCGCCGTGCTCAAGGACGTCCTAATCTGGCTCGGCGTCATATCCCTCATAGTTATAGTCCCGCTCTCGATAAACGGCGGCTTCTCGACGGCCTTCAGCATAGCGGCCCAGCACAAGCTCCCGACGGGCGTGGAGACGCTGAAGCCCGTCTTCCTGGCCGCCTACGAGAGCACCTTCATAGGGAGCGCCCTGGCCCTCTACCTCTACCCTCACGCAGTCAACGGCTCCCTGAGCGCCGAGTCCAGGAAGGCCCTGAGGTACAGCACAGCCCTCCTGCCCATCTACGGGATAGGCCTGGCGCTCCTGGCCCTCCTGGGGATACTTGTCTACGGCTCGCCCAGCGCCCTGAAGCTGTTGTCGGAGTTCCCAGCATCGGAAAGGGGCCTGCTGGCGATACCTGCCCTGGCCGCCACCTCCCTTCCGGCCTGGTTCGCTGGCCTGGTGCTCCTGGGCATATTCGTCGGGGGCATGGTGCCCGCCGCCATAATGGCGATAGCCCAGGGTAACCTGCTCGTGAGGAACGTGATAAAGCCCTTCTACAGGCTCAGCGAGAGGGGCGAGACGAGGGCTGCCCAGTGGGCCTCCNNNNNNNNNNNNNNNNNNNNNNNNNNNNNNNNNNNNNNNNNNNNNNNNNNNNNNNNNNNNNNNNNNNNNNNNNNNNNNNNNNNNNNNNNNNNNNNNNNNNNNNNNNNNNNNNNNNNNNNNNNGCTGCTCGTGTATGCCAACCACTTTGGCCCGATCACGACAACCCTCTACCCGCTGTTCGGGCACCTGTTCTTCATAGGCATGATAGCCCTGGCCATTAACCTGGCCGTGGTGGGCCTGGGCACTGGCATAGCCTACGCGCTCGGCTGGAGGCCGAGGTGAGCCTGACCCAAGCTAAGACTTAGTCCCATTTTCTTTTGTCAGGCCTTGGCTTCTTTATTATAAACCTTGGCCACCCAGCCTAAGGCGGAATGACGCAGCCGCTGGACTGCGACGAGTACCAAAGGTGGATGAGACAGGCTGAGCACACCCTGAGGTCTATAGAGGCCGACCTGAGCTTCGGCAGCTACTCATGGGCCTGCTTCAAGGCCCAGCAGGCCGCCGAGCTGGCTATTAAGGCCATGCTCAGGGCCATGGGCAGGTCCGCCTTCGGCCACAACCTAGTGGCCCTCTTCAACGACCTGGCCGAGCCCTGCGGCAACGTCAGCGACAGGCTGAGGTTCTGCGTTGGTTACAACTGAAAGCCTCGCCTTTTAAGGCGGGGATGGATAGAAAAGCTTATAAGGCCCTGTTTTCCTGGTAGTAGTTAGGTGGTAGTGATTGTAAAGCTGCGGTGCCCGCACTGCGGCTACGTCTGGGACTACAGGGGCAAGAAGATGTACTACGCCACCTGCCCCAACTGCCTGAGGAAGGTAAACATTCAGAAGAACAGGGTGGAGTGAATGCTCAAGGGCGGTGAGGGAGAGCTAACCGTGACCGTGAGGATGAAGGTTAGCCCCGAGCCCGAGAACCAGCAGGCTTTACTGGACCTAATGAGGAGGTACAGGGACGCCCTAAACTACTCTATAAGGGCGATAATAGCGAACAAAGCGCTGAGCCTCAGCAAGGCTCACAGACTCCTTTACAATGACTTAAGGGAGAGGTTCGGCCTGCCAGCCAGGACCGCCCAGGACTGCTACAGGGAGGCCATCGCTATAGCCAAGTCCTGGCTTAAGAACCCAAGGAGAGGCAATAAGCCAATGGCCAGAAGCTTGAGCATGTGGCTGACGCACGAACTGGGCTACAGGGTCAAAGGCGACCACGTGGAGCTGGCAGGGAGTTACAGGCTCAGGGTAATCGGATGGGACAGGAGGTATGACGACTTCCCTAGCAGGGAGGCCAGGCTGGTGTTCAGGGACGGCGAGTTCACCCTCTATATAAGCAAGCGTGTGCCTAGGCCAGCAAAGTACGCCCCTAAGGGTGTGCTGGCGGTTGACGTGAACGAGAGACAGGTCGTCGTAGGTAACTCAAGCGTTGAGGTAAGGATAGAGACACCCGTTGAGAGGGCCCTGCGCTACAGGAGGCTGGCCGAGAGGCTTGAGGAGAAGTACTCTTCCTCAAGGTACAGGGCCTGGCGCAGGAGGAGCGGCGTAAGGAGGAGGGTAAGGCACTTCCACAGGAAGGCCAGGAACATCATAGAGGACTGGGCCAGGAGGACGGCTCATATAATCGTGTCGCTAGCAAAACAAAGCCAGCTGGCCGTCGCCAGGGAGGACCTCACGGGGCTGATAGAGAGCCTAAGAAAGCTCCCGAAGGGGCACAGGACAGCCCTGATAGCGCTCGGCTACAGGAGGCTGGCGTTCTGGGTAGACTGGCAGGCCGAGAAGAACGGCGTGCCGCTCTTCATTGTTGACCCAGCTGACACGTCCTCGATGTGTCCTAGGTGCGGCTCTGAGCTAGTGGAGGTAGGGCACCGCAGGCTCAGGTGCCCAAGGTGCGGTTTTGAGGGTGACAGGGACGCAATAGCTATACTGAACATTGAGGGGAGGGCGCTTAGCAAGATGGGGGGGAACTCTGACCTCCCCGACTGCCCCCCAAATGACAGATGTAAACCCAAATAGATGGGGGGAACCCTCCGCCCTTTAGGGCGGGGAGGAGGTCAGCCTGACGCCCTGGTGGAGGGGGTGCCCTTTGAGAGGTTCACCAGGGAGGAGGCGGCTGAGGCCCTCAGCTGCGCCGGCCTCATTATCAGTTGGGTGAGGGGCTGCTCCCCATGTCGCTAGACGACATAATAAGGGCCAGGAGGGCCGAGAGGGAGAGGGTCATAGGCGAGCTCAGGGAGTACGCCTCCAGGCTGAGGGCGAGGCTGGGCAGGCTCAGCATGGCGCTCTACGGCTCCTACGCGAGAGGCGACTTCAACCTGTGGAGCGACGTCGACGTAATAGTGGTTTCTGAGCGCTTCAGGGACAGGGAGTTCGTGACCAGGTGCGTTGAGTTGAGCGACGCGCCCCCAAGGCTTGAGGCAATATGCTGGACCCCCGAGGAGGCGGTGAAGGCCCTTGGCAAGCCCTGGTGGCGTGAGGCCCTCAGGGAAAAGGTGGTAATAGTTGACGACTATGGTCTCTTCGGCGGGCAGGGCAAGTCATGACGTGTTGCTGCCCTCTTATCCCCAGGTCCGCGGCCCAGGCCTGCGGGCTGACGCCGTGACCTGCAAGTGTTGAGGCCCTGATGAAGCTTTTAACCCAATCTTTTACACCACTTTTAGGTGGTTACATGAGGCCCCTGTGGGTCGCGGTCCTGGCCATCGTGATAGTGGTGGTCGTGCTGGCTGGCGCCTACGTCGCCCTCACTGCCAGCAGGCCCCCCACGGTCATCATAGGCAGCATAGCCGTGGGCTCCTCANNNNNNNNNNNNNNNNNNNNGAAAGCACTTGACCACTTTTCCCCAGAGGCCTGTGGGGAAAACCCAAGCGTTTTCCCCAGAAGGTTGTGGGGAGGCCCTCGGTACTGGGGGACCTGACGGCTTTTCCACAGAAGCTTCTGGGGAAACGCCCTCGCTGGGCCTCCCCAGCGGGCCTGACCCCCTGTTACCTTAGGCCCTGAAGGTCAAACTCCCGCCAGACCTGGGAAAGCCCTGCGCGCCCTCACAGTATCAGAAGGCCGTCGCTCAGCCACGCCTTGGCTCTCCTCACCGACAGGTAATATTGCCTCCTGAGCAACGACCTGGCCGGCGCACTTCGTGAGGGTGTGGTCTGGGCGGCCGGCATGCTGTCGGCGCCCTACCGCTCGTGTATGCCAACCTCTTTGGCCCGATCGTGACGACCCTCCACACGCTGTTCAGGTACGAGTTCTACATAGGCATGACAGCCCTGGCCATTAACCTGGCAGTGGTGGGCCTGGGCACTGGCATAGCTTACGCGCTAGGAGGGAGGCCGAAGTGAGCCTGACCTGAGCTTAAGGCCTAGTCCTTTCTTGTCAGGGCCTTGGCTTCTTTATTATAAGCCTTGGCCGCCCAGCCTAAGGCGGAATGACGCAGCCCCTGGACTGCGACGAGTACCAAAGGTGGATGAGACAGGCTGAGCACACCCTGAGGTCCATAGAGGCCGACCTGAGCTTCGGCAGCTACTCATGGGCCTGCTTCAAGGCCCAGCAGGCCGCCGAGCTGGCGATTAAGGCCATGCTCAGGGCCATGGGCAGGCCCGCCTTCGGCCACAACCTGGTGGCCTTCTTCAACGACCTGGCCGAGCCCTGCGGCAACGTCAGCGACAGGCTGAGGTTCTGTGTTGGTTACCTGGATAAGATGTACTCCACAGCCCGCTACCCTGACGCCCTGGTGGAGGGGGTGCCCTTCGAGAGGTTCACCAGGGAGGAGGCTGCTGAGGCCCTCAGCTGCGCCGGCCTCATTATCAGCTGGGTGAAGGGTTGCTCTCCATGTCGTTAGACGACATAATAAGGGCCAGGAGGGCCGAGAGGGAGAGGGTCATAGGCGAGCTCAGGGAGTACGCCTCTAGGCTGAGGGTGAGGCTGGGCAGGCTCAGCATGGCGCTCTACGGCTCCTACGCGAGAGGCGACTTCAACCTGTGGAGCGACGTCGACGTAATAGTGGTCTCTGAGCGCTTCAGGGACAGGGAGTTCGTGACCAGGTGCGTTGAGCTGAGCGACGCGCCCCCAAGGCTTGAGGCAATATGCTGGACCCCCGAGGAGGCGAGGAAGGCCCTTGGCAAGCCCTGGTGGCGTGAGGCCCTCAGGGAAAAGGTGGTCATAGTTGACGACTATGGTCTCTTCGGCGGGCAGGGCAAGTCATGACGTGTTGCTGCCCTCTTGTCGCCAGGTCCGCGGCCCAGGCCTGCGGGCTGACGCCATGACCTGCAAGTGTTGAGGCCCCTGATGAAGCTTTTAACCCAATCCTCTACACCACTCTCAGGTGGTTACATGAGGTCCCTGTGGGTCGCGGTCCTGGCCATCGTAATAGTGGTGGTCGTGGTGGCTGGCGCCTACGTCGCCCTCACTGCCAGCAGGCCCCCCACGGTCATCATAGGCAGCATAGCCGTGGGCCCCTCAGCCTTCGACTCCTACAGGGCTGACCCCTCGATATCCAACGTCTCGGTTAAGGTCAACTACGTCGCCTTCTCCCTCACGCCCTCGCTCTACGACGCCCTCATGAAGGGGGAGGTCGAGGTAGCCATACTCCCGGCTGACCTGGCCGGGCTCGCACTGCTTAACAGCAACGACACCTACGTCATAGCCCTAGACTACCCGCTCTTCCAGGCCATAATAGTGCCCGCCAACTCAACCATAACCTCGCCGGCCCAGCTGGGCGGCAAGACCGTCGCTATACCGGTGGGCACGGGCACCTACTACCTCTTCGAGGTCATGATGAAGGCCCTCTACAACCTCACTGTGTCAACAAATGAGACGGGGCCAAACGTGATTCACGTCATAAACGTGGCCCCGGGCGAGGTGATAGACGCCGTCGCGACCGGCTCAGCCCAGGCGGGCGTCATATGGCAGCCCATGCTGGCGATAGCCCAGTCGCAGTACCACATGAGGGTCCTCGCCACCTTCCAGCAGCTCTGGCAGAACCTGACTGGTGAGCCCACAGCACCGTTCCTGGTGTGGGTAGCGACCTCAAAGGTCGTCAACGACAGGCCCCTCCTGCTCAAGGTCCTGAGGCTTCACGCGGAGGCGGCCTACGCCTGGGACCACAACGAGACCCTGGCTGTAATAGCCCTCGAGAGGCTCTACAACGTGCCCCCGCAGGCCGCCCCGCTAGTCTGGGCCATGACGAACGACACGCCCGCCTCTCCCTGCATAACACAGCAGGGCTACCAGGAGCTCGTCTCCGAGTGGCAGTACCTGGTCAAGGCGGGCTTCCTCAGCTCAATGCCTAATACCTCCAGGATTCTAACGTGTAGCGAGCTGGGGCTAAGCCCTTGAGGGCTGCCAGGGCCGCAGGCTACCTGCTCGCGACCATCATAGTTGGCCTCGCGTGGCAGCTGGCCTCGTGGGCCTCAGGCTACCTGATACCCGGCCCCGCCCCAGCGGTGGCTTACCTGGCAGGCCACCCAGGGCCAGCCCTGGGCGCGGTGGCGCTGACCCTCATTGACGCCGTGGGAGGCTACGCCGTCGCCGCCTCCCTGGCCATCCTGGGCCTGGCGATCTATGAGCTGGGGGGCCTAGGGGAGCCCGTGGTCGAGTCCTTCAGGGAGGTGCTCCACAGCGTGACCCCGGTGGCCTGGAGCCTCGCCCTGCTGATCCTGCTGGGGTTCTCGAGCAGGGCTGTCCCAATACTTGTCAGCGGCCTCTCCGCCTTCCCCCCGCTCATGACGTCGCTCATAGAGGGCCTCAAGGCCTCTAGGGCGCGGTTCGGCGACCTGGCCGCCGCCCTCAGGCTCAGGGGGGTGAGGAGGATGGCCTACATAGACCTGCCGGCCTCCGTGCCCTACTTCATATCGGGCTCAAGGTCAGCCATAGGGGTGGCGCTCATAGTCTCACCTGTGGCCGAGGCCTTCGGCACCGCCGGGGGCATAGGGTACGGCCTCTACCTGTTCTTCCAGCTCCATGAGTACGCTGCCTTCGTGGCCTGGTCTCTCCTGCTAGTCCTGGTAATGATAGCCATAGACGCGGCCGCCCTCGGCCCGCTTGAGAGGTGGTCAAGGAGGTGGATGGAGTAGCCGTAGAGCTGAGGAACGTCAGCAAGTCCTTCGGCAGGGCCAGGGTGCTCGACTCTGTGAGCCTTACAGCGAGGCGCGGCGAGGTGCACGTGATAGTGGGGCCCAACGGGGTCGGGAAGACCACGCTCCTGAAGATAATAGCTGGGGTCCTGAGGCCTGACTCGGGCGAGGTGATAGTCAGGGGCTCCGTGTCCCTGGTGCCCCAGGGCGACTCCCTGCTCCCCTGGAGGACAGCGCTCAGGAACATAACCCTCCCCCTTGAGCTGAGCGGCCTTGACGGCGTGAAGGCGAGGGAGGCCGCCAGGAGGGTGGCCGAGGGGCTAGGGATATCGAGGTACCTTGACATGTACCCACGGGAGCTGAGCGGGGGCACCAGGAGGAAGGTGGCCATAGCCAGGGCGCTGGTCACGAACCCTGACGTCCTTCTCCTCGACGAGCCATACAACGGCCTTGACGTGGACTCCGTCAGGTCGCTCAACGAGACCATAAGGGGGCTTAGCTCAGGCGGGAGGACAATTATACTTGTGAGCCACCAGGTCGCGGAGGCGGCCGAGGTGGCGGACTCCTTCACGGCCATAACCGGTAGGCCGGGCAGGGTGACGGCCTCAATGGACGTCAGGGGCCTGGGGCCTGACGAGAGGGCCAAGGCCATGAAGGCGGCCCTAGGGGTGGGAGTAGATGGCGCTTAGGGACCTCAGGGCCTACCTTGAGCTCCTGGAGTCCAAGGGCATGCTGAGGAGGGTCAGGGCGCCCGTCTCGCCCGTCCTCGAGATCCCTGAGGTGCTGAGGAGGGTCATGAGGTCAAGGGGGCCCGCCGTGCTCTTCGAGAACGTCCAGGGCCACCCCGGCTGGAGGGTGGCAGGCAACATATTCTGCTGCGAGGAGGCGGTGGCCCTCGGGCTGGGGGTGAGCTCACTCGACGAGCTTGGCCAGAGGGTGCCGACCCCTGCCTCCCTGACCAGGGCTGACGTGACTACGCTCCTCAGGTACGCCTCCTACCTCCCCAGGGAGGCCAGGCCTGACTTCGAGGAGAGGCCAGACCTGAGGCTCACGGACCTGCCCGCCTTCAAGTCGTGGCCGAAGGACGCGGGCAGGTACCTTACCTACGCCCTTGTCGTACACAGGGAGAGGGGCGAGCTGGGCGAGTCGACTAACTTCGGCGTCTACAGGGTGATGATAGTGAACGAGAGGGAGGCGGTGGTACACTGGCAGACCTACAAGAGGGGCTACGCAGAGCACCTGAGGGCTATAGAGAGGGGCGAGACGAAGGTCCCCGTGGCCCTAGTCATAGGGGCCGACCCAGGGACCCTGCTGGCGGGGGCCATGCCAGCCCCTTACCCCCTTGACAAGTACCTTGTGGCTGGGGCGCTCAGGGGCGAGGGGGTTGAGGTAACAACGCTCCCCAACGGGGTCAGGGTGCCAGCCCACGCCGAGGTGGTCCTCGAGGGCACGGTGGACCTCTCTGACCTGAGGGAGGAGGGGCCCTTCGGCGACCACGTGGGCTTCTACGACAAGCCCGACAGGCGCTTCCCCACGTTCAGGCTTGAGAGGGCCTACGCCAGGCCGGACCCCATATATTACGGCACGGTCGTCGGCAGGCCCCCCATGGAGGACTCGATCATAGCCAAGGTCGCGGAGAGGGCCTTCCTGCCCCTGGTCAGGTCGCTCTACCCGGAGGTCGTGGACTACTCCTTCCCTCCCTCTGGCTGGGCCCAGGGGCTGGCCGTAGTCTCAATAAGGAAGACCATGCCGGGCCAGGCGGTCAGGGTGGCAATGGGCCTCCTGGGCCTCGGCCAGTTCTCCCTAACCAAGGTAATCATAGTAGTAGACGCCGACATAGACCCCCACGACATGGATCAGGTGACGTGGGCCTTCTCAACGTTCGTCGACCCCTCAAGGGACATCATAGTGGTCCCCCAGGCCCCGGCCGACGAGCTAGACGTTGCATACCTGCCGAGGAGGAGGGTGGGGAGCAAGCTGATAGTCGACGCCACTAGGAAGCTAAAGGATGAGAGCGGCGCTGAGCCGCCCGAGGAGCTGAGGCCCGACGAGGAGACCGTGAGGCTTGTTGACAGGAGGTGGGCGGAGTACGGGCTCTGAGCTGAGGAGGTACCTCCTGGCCACAAGGCCCTACTCGCTCCTCAACAGCGTCGCCAGGGCCGTGGTGGGGGGAGTTATGGCCATGAGCTACTACGCGGGCTTCCGCCCGCTTCCAGTGGCGTTAACGGCCCTGGTAGCGCTTGGCGTCGCGGCCTTCCAGGCCTCAGAGAACGTTCTCAACGACTACTATGACGTTAAGAAGGGCGTTGACGCGCCAGGGGCCCCAGCGACCCTTCACAGGCTTCACAGCGTCTACGGCCTTGGCCTCAGCCTGAGGCAGGTCAGGGACCTGGGCATCTCACTGCTAGCCTTTGGCGTAGCCCTGGTGATCATAGCCACCGTGGCCCTCGACAGGCCCCTGCTGCCCCTGATCCTGGCCGTAGGCGCCCTGCTCCTAATATCGTACACGGGGCCCGGGGGCCTGAAGTACAGGGGCCTCGGGGAGCTTGACGTCTTCGTGACGGCAATACTGATGGTGGTCGGGAGCGCCTACACAGTCTCGGGGAGGCTCAGCTGGTGGGAGGCAGCGCTCTCAGTGCCGATGGCGCTCCTGACGGCCTCGGTGGCCCTGGCTGACAACCTGAGGGACTACGAGTGGGACAAGGCCCACGGGGTCAGGACGCTGCCCGTCAGGGTCGGCAAGGGCATGGGGAAGGCCATGTATGCCGCCATGGTTCTGCTCGCGCTCGCCCTACCCCCCGTCATGCTGTGGCCCTGGGGGCTCCTCGTTGAGGCCTCCCTGCCCCTCGCGCTGCTCTCAATACTTCACGTGGCCGAGGTCTACGACCTAGGGCCCAGGAGGGCAGTGAGGTTCAGGTTCTATGTAACTATAACCTTCGCGTCGCTGTACGCGGCCTCCATCGCCTTGGCGCACTAGGCCAGGGCATCGAAGGGCCGCCTTAAAACGAGGCCATTGGCGATGTCGCGAGGCACAGGTTCACGTACAGAGGCCCCTGAGGCCTGTGGTCGCAGCCGCCTGCCGGGCGACCTCAGGGAGGGCTGCGCAGGCCTACATTAAGTGGACAGAGTCAAGGCTCAACATACCTGTAATGATAATGACGTCCCTCGGACCGTGGTAGCCGAGGACGAAGTAGTACTTTCATCTAAACTTTTAAGCAGCCCTAAACCTATAACTAGTTAAGCGGTGATGCCCGTAAGTTGAAACGACGCCGAAGGCGGCTGTTCTACACCGTTCAGGCCGCGTCGCTCGCGGTCTCCCTTGCCTGGACCCTTGCCACGCGTGACCTCTCCCTGACGGGCCTGGCCGGGCCGCTGTTGGCCTCGCTTGCTGACGACATAGCCCTTGCCCTAGCGTTGCTGTTGGCCCGGCTGCTGTGAAGCTTTTTCAGGCCTCACGCCTTTCTGGACCAGTCCTTATTTACATCTTTCACCGCGAGCTCAAGCTGGTATTAGGTTAAATTCCTGTCAGCCTCCCCTCTGGTGGGAACGGCCTTGACCGTGAGCTTTCCCAAGGGCTTCCTCTTCGGCTGGTCCCAGGCGGGCTTCCAGTCAGAGATGGGCACGCCCGGCAGCGAGGACCCCAACAGCGACTGGTACGCCTGGGTGCACGACTGGGAGAACATAGCGTCTGGCCTGGTGAGCGGCGACCTGCCCGAGAACGGGCCGGGCTACTGGGGCAACTACCGCAGGTTCCACGACGCTGCCCAGGCCATGGGCCTGAGCGCCGCGAGGATAGGGGTTGAGTGGAGCAGGATATTCCCTAAGCCGACGTTTGACGTCAAGGTCCACGCCGACGTCAGGGGCGAGGAGGTAGTCTCGGTTGACGTAAGCGAGCAGGCCCTTGAGCAGCTCGACAGGCTCGCCAACAGGGAGGCGGTGAACCACTACAGGGAGATGTTCTCAGACCTCAGGTCTAGGGGCATAACGTTCATACTTAACCTCTACCACTGGCCCCTCCCCCTGTGGCTTCACGACCCCATAGCGATCAGGAGGGGGAACCTCTCAGCGCCCTCAGGCTGGCTTGACGTCAGGACAGTCGTGGAGTTCGCCAAGTTCGCCGCCTACGTGGCGTGGAAGCTTGACGACCTAGTCTATATGTACTCAACTATGAACGAGCCAAACGTGGTCTGGAGCCTCGGCTTCACTCAGCCCAAGTCCGGCTTCCCGCCGGGCTACCTGTGCTTCGAGTGCTCTGGGAAGGCTATGAAGAACCTCCTGCAGGCCCACGCCAGGGCCTACGACGTAGTCAAGTCCATGACCAAGAAGCCCGTCGGCGTGATATACGCCACGGCCGACTGGACCCCCCTCACGGAGAGCGAAGCTGACAGGGCAGCCGCTGAGGCGGCAAAGGCCGCTGACAGGTGGGCCTTCTTCGACATGCTCTCAAGGAGCTCGCCAAGGGACGACCTGAGGGGGAGGCTGGACTGGATAGGGGTCAACTACTACAGCAGGCTCGTGGTCAGGGCAGGCAGGGGCGGCTTCCAGGTGGTCCCTGGCTACGGGTTCGCCTGTGAGCCCAACTCCGTCAGCCCCGCCGGGAGGCCATGCAGCGACTTCGGCTGGGAGTTCTACCCAG
Above is a genomic segment from uncultured Acidilobus sp. JCHS containing:
- a CDS encoding 1,4-dihydroxy-2-naphthoate octaprenyltransferase translates to MTGGGRSTGSELRRYLLATRPYSLLNSVARAVVGGVMAMSYYAGFRPLPVALTALVALGVAAFQASENVLNDYYDVKKGVDAPGAPATLHRLHSVYGLGLSLRQVRDLGISLLAFGVALVIIATVALDRPLLPLILAVGALLLISYTGPGGLKYRGLGELDVFVTAILMVVGSAYTVSGRLSWWEAALSVPMALLTASVALADNLRDYEWDKAHGVRTLPVRVGKGMGKAMYAAMVLLALALPPVMLWPWGLLVEASLPLALLSILHVAEVYDLGPRRAVRFRFYVTITFASLYAASIALAH
- a CDS encoding ABC-type nitrate/sulfonate/bicarbonate transport system, ATPase component codes for the protein MVKEVDGVAVELRNVSKSFGRARVLDSVSLTARRGEVHVIVGPNGVGKTTLLKIIAGVLRPDSGEVIVRGSVSLVPQGDSLLPWRTALRNITLPLELSGLDGVKAREAARRVAEGLGISRYLDMYPRELSGGTRRKVAIARALVTNPDVLLLDEPYNGLDVDSVRSLNETIRGLSSGGRTIILVSHQVAEAAEVADSFTAITGRPGRVTASMDVRGLGPDERAKAMKAALGVGVDGA
- a CDS encoding Beta-glucosidase/6-phospho-beta-glucosidase/beta-galactosidase, whose amino-acid sequence is MTVSFPKGFLFGWSQAGFQSEMGTPGSEDPNSDWYAWVHDWENIASGLVSGDLPENGPGYWGNYRRFHDAAQAMGLSAARIGVEWSRIFPKPTFDVKVHADVRGEEVVSVDVSEQALEQLDRLANREAVNHYREMFSDLRSRGITFILNLYHWPLPLWLHDPIAIRRGNLSAPSGWLDVRTVVEFAKFAAYVAWKLDDLVYMYSTMNEPNVVWSLGFTQPKSGFPPGYLCFECSGKAMKNLLQAHARAYDVVKSMTKKPVGVIYATADWTPLTESEADRAAAEAAKAADRWAFFDMLSRSSPRDDLRGRLDWIGVNYYSRLVVRAGRGGFQVVPGYGFACEPNSVSPAGRPCSDFGWEFYPEGLYHALKDYWERYRLPLMVTENGIADEGDYLRPYYLVSHVYRVHRAMQEGVNVMGYLHWSLADNYEWASGFSKRFGLLMVDYEAKRLYWRPSAFIYREIAKNNAITDEVEHLNRVPPLRPLRK
- a CDS encoding UbiD family decarboxylase; its protein translation is MALRDLRAYLELLESKGMLRRVRAPVSPVLEIPEVLRRVMRSRGPAVLFENVQGHPGWRVAGNIFCCEEAVALGLGVSSLDELGQRVPTPASLTRADVTTLLRYASYLPREARPDFEERPDLRLTDLPAFKSWPKDAGRYLTYALVVHRERGELGESTNFGVYRVMIVNEREAVVHWQTYKRGYAEHLRAIERGETKVPVALVIGADPGTLLAGAMPAPYPLDKYLVAGALRGEGVEVTTLPNGVRVPAHAEVVLEGTVDLSDLREEGPFGDHVGFYDKPDRRFPTFRLERAYARPDPIYYGTVVGRPPMEDSIIAKVAERAFLPLVRSLYPEVVDYSFPPSGWAQGLAVVSIRKTMPGQAVRVAMGLLGLGQFSLTKVIIVVDADIDPHDMDQVTWAFSTFVDPSRDIIVVPQAPADELDVAYLPRRRVGSKLIVDATRKLKDESGAEPPEELRPDEETVRLVDRRWAEYGL